The genomic window ACGGTCCCCTTCGGGATCGAGGTCAACCTGGTTCCGGTCGTAGCGCACACCGACATTGATGGTCCAGTGGTTGTCCAGGGTCCACACGTCGTTGGCGAACAGGCCGATGATCCGCGTGTCGGCCCCACCCTGGAGGGGATCGAACATCACCAGTTTGGTTCGGTTGGAGTCGTTGACCTCGAGGTTGCGGTAGACCCGGTCCATGGAGGGCGGCGCGGCCACCTCCCAGCCGTAGAACCGGATGATGGCGTGGGAAGGGGACATGGCGGCGTAGCCACCATCGGAGCCGGCATAGCTCCCCATGGAATCGATGCGGCTGTGGTAGTACTGCAGGCCGCCTTCCACGGAGTGGCCGGCATTGCTCCAGGCAAGGTTGACGCCCAGGGTGCGGATCTTCTCCTGGTTCAGGTTTCCGGCGTTGACGCCGTTGTCGTAGAGGTCGTTGTTGCCCGCGCCCTTGGTGTCCATCCAGGTCACGACGCCGGCGCCGCCCTGGGAGCCGGTTCCGGGGCCACCGTCCTTCTTGAGCGTCTCGCTGACGATGACGTCCAGCAGGAGGTTGCTGGCCAGGGTGCTGGTCCAGCTCAGCGATTTGTAGGATTTCTCCGAGCGCAGGGGGCCGTTGCCGGCCGCAATGGTGGAGATGCCCCGGCCGCTGGAGGAGCCTGAACGGGTGGAGAGGTAGCGGCTCCAGGATCCCGACACCCGGTTATCGGCGTTCACCTGCCAGTCCAGGCGGATGTCCTTGAGTTCGTCGCCACTGGTGGTGGTGAAGGTGTAGGGCGCGAACAGGCCGCTGCCCACGGAACCGGTCTGCACGGTGGTGACGCTCGGCGTGGTGGTCTTGTAGCCCACCGCGAAGAACAGGGTGTCCTTGATGATGGGACCCAGGAAGGTGTAGGACTGCACATCCGTGACATGCCTGGGCACTCTCTTGCTGGTGGTGTAGGCCGACTGGCGTGGCAGCGCATTCCAGGAATCGCTCGTGAAATCGTGGCGCACGGACCCTTCAAAGGTGTTGCTGCCACTCTTGGTGACGGTATTCACCACCCCGCCCACGAAGCGGCCGTACTTCGCGGATACGCCTGCGGAGAGGACGTTGAACTGCTCGATGAGATCGGGGTTCAGGGGAAGCAGCTGGATGCCGCCGCTGGCGGACCGCGACTCGACGCCGTTGATGGTGTAGTTGTTGCCGCCGTCCTCGGCTCCGTGGAAATTGTATCCCCCGGATGGCGTTCCGGGGAGGGTCTTGAGTGCAGCGTTGTATGGGTTGGAGCCGATGTTGGGCAGGTTGGCGATGGCTGCCGAATCGAAGTTCCGGCCGGTCACGGCCACGTTGGGGTCCACCCCGACCTCCGGCGCCTGGATGGCGACCACCTCCACGAAGGCCTCCGCCACCAGCGCCAGGGGCACGTTGACGGTCACGTTCTGGTTGGAGACGATGTTGACCTGGGTGCGGAAAGAGGTCATGCCCTTGGCGGTGACATGGATCTTCACCGTTCCGGGCATCAGCTGGGGCGCCATGAAGCGGCCGTCGGCGGCGGTGCGGAACTCCCGCACGCCGCGCCCGGTGTCCACCTGCACCAGGGCGCCCGCCATGGGTTTTCCGCCCGGACCGGTGACCTGGCCCGTGAGGTTGCCCACGGCGGCGCTCTGGCTGAACAGCAGGGTGGACGAGGCGACGATGAGGGCGCAGAGCCTTCCTGGCCCCGACGAATGTCCGGGTCTGATCATGGGATTCCTCCTGGGGATCGAGTTGGGTTGGTTTTCCCTTGGTTGGTTACCATGGTCAGGGCTCGATATACCTCCAGCAAGAAGAAATCAAGAGAAAAGAATGCTCCATAACAAGGTTATCCAAATGCGCGCTAAGATATCTAATTATTAGCCTTGCGCTATTAAACCAGGCCTCTCGTCACAAAGAAGTCGTTTCCTCGTGACGAACGGACTTCACCATTTCACCGGCAGTGTCCAGCGGTAGCCCTCCCGTTCCAGCGTCTGGATTGCCGGGTTCTCGTCCGAGTCCCCCAGCTTCTTCCGCAGGGCGTTGATGTGCTTGTCCACCGTGCGCAACGTGGGATGGGCGTCGGCCTCCCAGG from Geothrix sp. 21YS21S-2 includes these protein-coding regions:
- a CDS encoding TonB-dependent receptor is translated as MIRPGHSSGPGRLCALIVASSTLLFSQSAAVGNLTGQVTGPGGKPMAGALVQVDTGRGVREFRTAADGRFMAPQLMPGTVKIHVTAKGMTSFRTQVNIVSNQNVTVNVPLALVAEAFVEVVAIQAPEVGVDPNVAVTGRNFDSAAIANLPNIGSNPYNAALKTLPGTPSGGYNFHGAEDGGNNYTINGVESRSASGGIQLLPLNPDLIEQFNVLSAGVSAKYGRFVGGVVNTVTKSGSNTFEGSVRHDFTSDSWNALPRQSAYTTSKRVPRHVTDVQSYTFLGPIIKDTLFFAVGYKTTTPSVTTVQTGSVGSGLFAPYTFTTTSGDELKDIRLDWQVNADNRVSGSWSRYLSTRSGSSSGRGISTIAAGNGPLRSEKSYKSLSWTSTLASNLLLDVIVSETLKKDGGPGTGSQGGAGVVTWMDTKGAGNNDLYDNGVNAGNLNQEKIRTLGVNLAWSNAGHSVEGGLQYYHSRIDSMGSYAGSDGGYAAMSPSHAIIRFYGWEVAAPPSMDRVYRNLEVNDSNRTKLVMFDPLQGGADTRIIGLFANDVWTLDNHWTINVGVRYDRNQVDLDPEGDRFTATSVTPRLSASYDLQGNTRHVFTLSLAEYAGQYNVSTFSATSVSNTVPVRQYKYYGAGNGGDALNANGSVNWSVWGKSATELGEGNPYQATANPLASRKVTADPNIKPPRSREATLSYRYTDPRQSLSATFIHKIQDNYVGLKYLGAPGTAAAAAPQQYFTDSGMEARYEGLEVQYKRQITPEFNVGGNFSWSYTRANAGQGVGNSSRNQFGNFIPNDLVDPFGPQPGQWSSSSTPLTMHLDATYTHSFGKAGKLEVSMLGNYWGRSFRGYRTFNGPTSAAVQSYGYPSSVTRYYADSPTWWPEQFGFDLHVGYEIELYKKITFFTALDVLNVFNHMQPMFVNYSTALTDGTQVFKPYDPTIATVYPDWYTNPNLRPVPYNAPNPTNNPSILADGQTGDYTAPRKIQVRVGFRF